GAAAACATCGACGTGGCCGACGGCGAGGTGACAATCGAGGCCGACCTGACCGCGCTGGACGGACAGACAAGCACGCAGGTCGTTCAGGCGATGCTCCACGCGGTCGACGACGTGGACGGCGTCGACAGCGTCCACGTCGAACGGACGACACCCACGAGCGAGGGCGACACCGGCGTCGCGTCGTTCGACCACGTCGTAGCTGTCGCCAGCGCGAAAGGCGGCGTCGGCAAGTCGACAGTCGCCACGCATCTGGCCTGCGCGCTGGCGGCCGAGAACGACGTGGCGCTGTTCGACGCCGACATCCACGGGCCGAACGTTCCCGAACTTCTTGACGTGAGCGGGCCGGTCCACTCCAGCGAGGAGGGGAACCCGCTCCCGGTCCGAGTGGGTGGGATGGACGTGATGAGCGTTGGCCTGATGGAGTCCGGCGCGCCGCTGGCTTGGCGCGGCGCGATGGCCCACGACGCGCTCGAAGACCTGTTCGAGAACACTGCTTGGCGAAACGACGAGATTCTGGTGCTTGACCTACCGCCGGGGACCGGTGACGTAGTGCTGACGACGCTGCAGGAGGTCCCGGTCGACGGCGTGGTCGTCGTGACGACGCCGTTTCACGCGAGCG
The Haloarcula sp. CBA1129 genome window above contains:
- a CDS encoding P-loop NTPase, which produces MTDGTPTTLTDRIEAALRDVRDPNADLSVFDAGFVENIDVADGEVTIEADLTALDGQTSTQVVQAMLHAVDDVDGVDSVHVERTTPTSEGDTGVASFDHVVAVASAKGGVGKSTVATHLACALAAENDVALFDADIHGPNVPELLDVSGPVHSSEEGNPLPVRVGGMDVMSVGLMESGAPLAWRGAMAHDALEDLFENTAWRNDEILVLDLPPGTGDVVLTTLQEVPVDGVVVVTTPFHASVSDTSRTVELFRDNDVPVLGTVVNMAEYVCDCCGEPNDLFTGDALADLDAEALAELPFSHDLQGTPAPGDVPDPVRDLGAAVSDALDTAGEVGVDPTADIRELPPQERKDVVRERFTALDSGESFVLVSDRDPTPVGQFLGRLAEAPREAFDPFEVRRETPEAWVLETVKP